From the genome of Vicia villosa cultivar HV-30 ecotype Madison, WI linkage group LG2, Vvil1.0, whole genome shotgun sequence, one region includes:
- the LOC131646131 gene encoding uncharacterized protein LOC131646131 has product MYAVSHKKSDGSFVNEDAYHNNEKLQAAIKDSVSENEAFQKVFGKEHPGYVRSMGLGVTPSQINRSTRSATSLEENEKIKEMQEEINALKEKNSKIDELMEAVAFLKQRDNAMIEEIERLRQMQNSSGRQGLESPADGRRSFESSYRIADNGSSRRTN; this is encoded by the exons ATGTAtgcagtttcacataaaaaatCAGACGGGTCTTTTGTCAATGAAGATGCATACCACAATAAT GAAAAATTACAAGCTGCAATTAAGGATTCTGTGTCTGAAAATGAGGCATTTCAGAAAGTATTTGGAAAAGAACATCCTGGATATGTTCGTAGTATGGGACTTGGAGTTACGCCGTCTCAAATTAATAGATCTACGAGATCGGCGACTTCTttggaagaaaatgaaaaaataaaggaaatgcaaGAAGAAATTAATGCACTTAAAGAAAAGAATTCAAAAATTGATGAATTGATGGAGGCAGTCGCATTCTTAAAGCAAAGGGACAATGCTATGATAGAGGAAATTGAACGCTTAAGGCAAATGCAAAATTCTAGTGGAAGACAG GGATTGGAATCACCCGCTGATGGTAGACGTTCTTTTGAGTCTAGCTACCGAATTGCAGATAATGGATCATCAAGAAGGACAAATTAG
- the LOC131648975 gene encoding uncharacterized protein LOC131648975 encodes MWIHHGESFVLPSTISPSTTPNMVEDTITVEDSIQNMINDAFGVDRNRANEIPSASNLEIDQEDYVMPSATQETKESKEYYELAREGEKPLYEGCRRYSRLSFLVKLYHIKCLCGLSEKAMTMILELIKDAFEYANIPSSFYEAKKSITKLGLNYVKIPACPNGCMLYWGEDEERETCKNCNTSKWKKNEEVSVNKKKKKIPAKVLRYFPLKPRLQRLFLSSKMAEDMRWHATDINIDGMLRHPRDSEAWKKFDLTHTWFSSDPRNVRLALASDGFNPFGVMSTNNSIWPVILIPYNTPPWVCMKQTSFIMSMIIPDKEASGNSIDVYLQPLVKELKELWTDGVDTYDSFNKEMFKLHANLMWTISDFPGLGSLSGWNTYTGLACPSCNFQTTPLRLKASRKWCFMGHRRFLDRRHRFRLNRIRFNGEQEMRSPPRKLSGYEVFEQVKDLEVIFGKKPVKEKSVKRTREGQPIEGDSTHCDPTQGHPQQWKKKSIFFELPYWKDNLLRHNLDPMHIEKNVCDNVLFTLLNDRQKSKDHYKAREDLQNMGI; translated from the coding sequence ATGTGGATTCATCATGGAGAGTCCTTTGTACTACCTAGTACTATCTCCCCTAGTACTACTCCAAATATGGTTGAAGATACTATTACTGTCGAAGATTCTATTCAAAACATGATTAACGATGCATTTGGAGTTGATAGGAATCGTGCTAATGAAATACCATCTGCGTCAAATTTGGAGATTGACCAAGAAGATTATGTGATGCCAAGTGCAACTCAGGAAACGAAAGAATCCAAGGAGTACTATGAATTGGCTAGAGAAGGAGAAAAACCTTTATATGAAGGGTGTAGACGATACTCAAGACTATCTTTTTTGGTTAAGTTATACCATATCAAGTGTTTATGTGGATTGAGTGAGAAGGCAATGACAATGATTTTAGAGTTAATAAAAGATgcatttgaatatgcaaacattCCAAGTTCGTTCTATGAAGCCAAGAAATCAATCACAAAACTTGGTTTGAACTATGTAAAGATACCCGCATGTCCAAACGGTTGTATGCTTTATTGGGGAGAAGATGAAGAGAGGGAGACTTGCAAAAATTGCAACActtcaaaatggaaaaaaaatgaaGAGGTCTCTgttaacaagaaaaagaaaaaaattcctGCCAAGGTTCTTCGTTATTTTCCATTAAAGCCTCGATTACAGAGATTATTTTTGTCATCAAAGATGGCCGAGGATATGAGATGGCATGCAACAGATATTAACATTGATGGAATGTTGAGGCATCCTAGAGATTCAGAAGCTTGGAAGAAATTTGACTTGACACATACTTGGTTTTCATCAGATCCACGAAATGTGCGTCTTGCATTGGCTAGTGATGGATTTAATCCTTTTGGTGTGATGAGTACAAACAATAGTATTTGGCCAGTTATTCTTATTCCATATAACACTCCTCCATGGGTTTGCATGAAGCAAACATCATTTATAATGTCAATGATAATTCCCGATAAAGAAGCATCAGGAAATAGTATTGATGTCTACTTACAACCCTTAGTCAAAGAGCTGAAAGAGTTATGGACAGATGGTGTAGATACATACgattcttttaataaagagatgTTCAAGTTGCATGCAAACTTGATGTGGACAATTAGTGACTTTCCAGGTTTGGGTTCACTTTCTGGGTGGAACACATACACGGGACTTGCTTGCCCGTCGTGTAACTTTCAAACTACACCTCTCCGTCTTAAAGCTAGCCGTAAATGGTGTTTTATGGGTCATCGCCGTTTCCTTGACCGAAGACACAGGTTTAGATTGAACAGGATTCGCTTTAATGGTGAACAAGAAATGCGGAGTCCACCGAGAAAATTATCTGGATATGAAGTTTTTGAACAAGTTAAAGATCTTGAGGTCATCTTTGGTAAAAAGCCAGTGAAAGAAAAATCGGTAAAAAGAACACGTGAGGGACAACCTATAGAAGGTGATAGTACACATTGTGATCCTACCCAAGGTCatcctcaacaatggaaaaagAAAAGCATATTTTTTGAACTTCCGTATTGGAAGGATAATCTTCTGCGCCATAATCTTGATCCGATGCATATTGAGAAAAATGTGTGCGATAATGTCCTATTTACTTTACTAAATGATAGACAAAAGAGTAAAGACCATTATAAAGCTAGAGAAGACCTTCAAAATATGGGCATATGA